A section of the Saccharopolyspora gregorii genome encodes:
- a CDS encoding NuoB/complex I 20 kDa subunit family protein: MGLEEQLPNGILLANVEKLVNWTRKTSMWPATFGLACCAIEMMTVGGSRYDIARFGMERFSATPRQADLMIVAGRVTNKMAPVLRQIYDQMPEPRWVLAMGVCASTGGMFNNYAVVQGVDHVVPVDMYLPGCPPRPEMLLDAILKLHAKIMDEPINAKRAALRAESGARTELIASSERYAPKNRSQRKRAERQQLAQRQEMGAEGPLAVETDAQREQTQRQLGAGR, from the coding sequence ATGGGCCTCGAAGAGCAGCTGCCCAACGGCATCCTGTTGGCCAACGTGGAGAAGCTCGTCAACTGGACCCGGAAGACCTCGATGTGGCCGGCGACCTTCGGGTTGGCCTGCTGCGCGATCGAGATGATGACGGTCGGCGGTTCCCGCTACGACATCGCCCGGTTCGGCATGGAGCGCTTCTCCGCCACCCCGCGGCAGGCCGATCTGATGATCGTCGCCGGTCGGGTGACCAACAAGATGGCCCCGGTCCTGCGGCAGATCTACGACCAGATGCCGGAGCCGCGCTGGGTGCTGGCGATGGGCGTGTGCGCTTCCACCGGGGGCATGTTCAACAACTACGCCGTGGTGCAGGGCGTGGACCACGTGGTGCCGGTGGACATGTACCTGCCGGGTTGTCCGCCGCGGCCGGAGATGTTGCTCGACGCGATCCTCAAGCTGCACGCCAAGATCATGGACGAGCCGATCAACGCCAAGCGCGCCGCGCTGCGCGCCGAGAGCGGGGCTCGCACCGAACTCATCGCCTCCTCCGAGCGCTACGCGCCGAAGAACCGCTCGCAGCGCAAGCGCGCCGAGCGGCAGCAGCTGGCGCAGCGCCAGGAGATGGGCGCGGAAGGCCCGCTCGCCGTCGAGACCGACGCGCAGCGGGAGCAGACGCAGCGGCAACTCGGCGCGGGCAGGTGA
- a CDS encoding geranylgeranyl reductase family protein gives MTSATPRRRPNDDADVIVVGAGPAGSTAATYLARAGLDVLLLEKSVFPREKVCGDGITPRGVKQLIDLGIDTREEAGWLHNRGLRVVGGGVNIELDWPELADFPPYGVVRPRNDFDDLLARGAERAGARMVQQTTVTGAVRNERTGRIDGVAAKTGPDRQPVTYRAPLVLGCDGVSARLALSMGIEKREDRPMGVAVRRYYDSPRSKDDFLESHLELWDRSTPAEPKLMPGYGWIFGMGDGTVNVGLGVLSTSKSYGKTDYRQLLRSWLDGTPEEWGFREENATGKIGGAALPMGFNRTPHYRDGLLLVGDAGGMVNPFNGEGIAYAMESARLAAECVVHAYARPAGPSREHALLRYPGAVSDAMGGYFRLGNIFSKLIGNPTVMRMATKHGLPRPLLMRFVLKLLANLYDVRDGDTMDRVISATTRLTPSA, from the coding sequence ATGACCAGCGCCACCCCCCGACGCCGACCGAACGACGACGCCGACGTGATCGTCGTCGGTGCCGGGCCGGCCGGTTCGACGGCGGCGACGTACCTGGCCCGCGCGGGCCTCGACGTGCTGCTGCTGGAGAAGAGCGTCTTCCCCAGGGAGAAGGTGTGCGGCGACGGCATCACGCCGCGCGGCGTCAAGCAGCTGATCGACCTCGGCATCGACACCCGGGAGGAGGCCGGCTGGCTGCACAACCGGGGTCTGCGCGTGGTCGGCGGCGGCGTGAACATCGAGCTGGACTGGCCGGAGCTCGCCGACTTCCCGCCCTACGGCGTGGTCCGTCCGCGCAACGACTTCGACGACCTGCTCGCCCGCGGGGCGGAACGCGCGGGCGCCCGGATGGTGCAGCAGACGACGGTGACCGGAGCCGTCCGGAATGAGCGGACCGGCCGCATCGACGGGGTCGCCGCGAAGACCGGCCCCGACCGCCAGCCGGTGACCTACCGGGCGCCGCTGGTGCTCGGGTGCGACGGCGTGTCGGCCCGCCTGGCGTTGTCGATGGGCATCGAGAAGCGCGAGGACCGCCCGATGGGCGTCGCGGTGCGCCGCTACTACGACAGCCCGCGCAGCAAGGACGACTTCCTGGAGTCGCACCTGGAGCTGTGGGACCGGTCGACGCCCGCCGAGCCGAAGCTGATGCCGGGCTACGGCTGGATCTTCGGCATGGGCGACGGGACGGTGAACGTGGGGCTGGGCGTGCTGTCGACGTCGAAGTCCTACGGCAAGACCGACTACCGCCAGCTGTTGCGCTCCTGGCTGGACGGGACCCCGGAGGAGTGGGGTTTCCGGGAGGAGAACGCCACCGGCAAGATCGGCGGCGCCGCGCTGCCGATGGGCTTCAACCGCACGCCGCACTACCGGGACGGGCTGCTGCTCGTCGGGGACGCCGGCGGCATGGTCAACCCGTTCAACGGCGAGGGCATCGCGTACGCCATGGAATCCGCCCGGTTGGCGGCGGAGTGCGTGGTCCACGCGTACGCACGACCGGCGGGCCCTTCGCGGGAGCACGCGCTGCTCCGGTACCCGGGTGCGGTGTCCGACGCGATGGGCGGCTACTTCCGGCTCGGGAACATCTTCAGCAAGTTGATTGGCAATCCGACGGTGATGCGGATGGCCACCAAGCACGGGTTGCCGCGGCCGTTGCTGATGCGTTTCGTGTTGAAGCTGCTGGCAAATCTGTACGACGTGCGCGATGGGGACACGATGGACCGTGTGATCAGCGCCACTACTCGGCTCACCCCTAGCGCCTGA
- a CDS encoding NADH-quinone oxidoreductase subunit D: protein MTTEPLTDPTTDPGRHAASRETTEGRVYTVTGGDWDEFIDEAADSERVVINLGPQHPSTHGVLRLVLELEGETVTQARSVIGYLHTGIEKNTEYRTWTQGVTFVTRMDYLAPLYNEAAYCLGVEKLLGVEAPTRAQTFRIMLMELNRISSHLVFMATGAMELGSTTGMTFGFRDREEVLHLLEFLTGLRMNHAFIRPGGVAQDLPENYREKVLEFIKVMDKRLPDYAKLFSGQPIWKQRLKDVGYLPLDGCLQLGVTGPLLRSAGIAWDLRKIEPYCGYENFEFEVPTSTDADCFARFLLRLEEIHQSLKIIRQCLDAFEPGPVMVDDPKIAWPAKLSIGPDGMGNSLEHVRKIMGQSMESLIHHFKLVTEGFDVPPGQVYSPVESPRGELGYHLVSDGGTRPMRVHVREPSFVNLQAFPAMAEGGLVADVIAAVASIDPVMGGVDR, encoded by the coding sequence ATGACCACCGAACCACTGACCGATCCCACCACGGACCCCGGCAGGCACGCGGCGTCGCGCGAGACGACGGAAGGCCGCGTCTACACCGTCACCGGCGGCGACTGGGACGAGTTCATCGACGAGGCGGCGGATTCCGAGCGCGTCGTCATCAACCTCGGCCCGCAGCACCCGTCCACGCACGGGGTGCTGCGGCTGGTGCTGGAACTCGAGGGCGAGACCGTCACCCAGGCGCGCTCGGTGATCGGCTACCTGCACACCGGGATCGAGAAGAACACCGAGTACCGCACCTGGACCCAGGGCGTCACCTTCGTCACGCGGATGGACTACCTGGCGCCGCTGTACAACGAGGCGGCGTACTGCCTGGGCGTGGAGAAGCTGCTCGGGGTCGAGGCGCCGACGCGGGCGCAGACCTTCCGGATCATGCTGATGGAGCTGAACCGGATCTCCTCGCACCTGGTGTTCATGGCGACCGGCGCGATGGAGCTGGGCTCCACCACCGGCATGACCTTCGGTTTCCGCGATCGCGAGGAAGTGCTGCACCTGCTGGAGTTCCTCACCGGGCTGCGGATGAACCACGCGTTCATCCGGCCGGGCGGGGTGGCCCAGGACCTCCCGGAGAACTACCGGGAGAAGGTGCTGGAGTTCATCAAGGTCATGGACAAGCGGCTGCCGGACTACGCGAAGCTGTTCTCCGGCCAGCCGATCTGGAAGCAGCGGCTCAAGGACGTCGGGTACCTGCCGCTGGACGGCTGCCTGCAGCTGGGCGTGACGGGGCCGCTGCTGCGCTCGGCGGGCATCGCCTGGGACCTGCGCAAGATCGAGCCGTACTGCGGTTACGAGAACTTCGAGTTCGAGGTGCCGACGAGCACCGACGCGGACTGCTTCGCCCGGTTCCTGCTGCGGCTGGAGGAGATCCACCAGTCGCTGAAGATCATCCGGCAGTGCCTGGACGCCTTCGAGCCCGGCCCGGTGATGGTGGACGACCCGAAGATCGCGTGGCCGGCGAAGCTGAGCATCGGGCCGGACGGCATGGGCAACTCCCTGGAGCATGTCCGCAAGATCATGGGCCAGTCGATGGAATCGCTGATCCACCACTTCAAGCTGGTCACCGAGGGCTTCGACGTGCCCCCGGGGCAGGTGTACTCGCCGGTGGAGTCGCCGCGCGGCGAGCTGGGCTACCACTTGGTCTCCGACGGCGGCACCCGGCCGATGCGGGTGCACGTGCGGGAACCGAGCTTCGTGAACCTCCAGGCGTTCCCGGCGATGGCCGAGGGCGGCCTGGTCGCGGACGTGATCGCGGCAGTGGCCTCGATCGACCCGGTGATGGGCGGGGTGGACCGATGA
- a CDS encoding NADH-quinone oxidoreductase subunit A, with protein MGEAGASGVLDPYIPLVLMFALALGFAVFSVSIAPLVGPRRYNRAKLDAYECGIEPSPQPVMGGGRMPVAYYLTAMLFILFDIEMVFLYPFAVSADSLGLFGVAEVVLFIATVGFAYVYVWRRGGLDWN; from the coding sequence ATGGGCGAGGCAGGCGCTTCGGGCGTGCTGGACCCGTACATCCCGCTGGTGCTGATGTTCGCGCTGGCGCTGGGATTCGCGGTGTTCTCGGTGAGCATCGCGCCACTGGTCGGCCCCCGCCGCTACAACAGGGCGAAGCTCGATGCCTACGAGTGCGGGATCGAGCCTTCCCCGCAGCCGGTGATGGGCGGCGGCCGGATGCCGGTCGCCTACTACCTCACGGCGATGCTGTTCATCCTCTTCGACATCGAAATGGTCTTCCTCTACCCGTTCGCGGTCTCCGCGGACTCCCTCGGGCTGTTCGGCGTGGCCGAGGTCGTGCTGTTCATCGCGACCGTCGGATTCGCCTACGTCTACGTGTGGCGGCGCGGAGGCCTCGACTGGAACTAG
- a CDS encoding NADH-quinone oxidoreductase subunit C — translation MTDSKRTTPDPGEKGSSADRPGEGLEPVRSGAGAIAEPREPIVAGRERQGMFGVRGSGDTSGYGGLRLPAHLPAPAERPFGGWFDEVADALLDSLRGKGIDSAVQQVTVDRGEITFYVDREHLVATCSSLRDDPALRFELCSSVSGVDYGPEVPQRLHSVYHLTSMTYRRRIRLEVAVDVDDPHLPSVVSVYPTADFQEREAWDMFGLVYDGHPALTRILMPDDWDGHPQRKDYPLGGIPVEYKGAEIPPPDQRRAYS, via the coding sequence ATGACCGACTCGAAGCGGACCACCCCGGACCCCGGCGAGAAGGGCTCCAGCGCGGACCGGCCAGGCGAGGGCTTGGAACCGGTGCGTTCCGGTGCGGGCGCGATCGCCGAGCCGCGGGAGCCGATCGTCGCCGGGCGCGAGCGGCAGGGCATGTTCGGCGTGCGCGGCAGCGGCGACACCTCCGGCTACGGCGGGCTGCGGCTGCCCGCGCACCTGCCCGCCCCGGCCGAGCGGCCGTTCGGCGGCTGGTTCGACGAGGTGGCGGACGCGCTGCTGGATTCGCTGCGCGGCAAGGGGATCGACTCGGCGGTGCAGCAGGTGACCGTGGACCGCGGGGAGATCACCTTCTACGTGGACCGCGAGCACCTGGTGGCCACCTGCTCCTCGCTGCGCGACGACCCGGCGCTGCGCTTCGAGCTGTGCAGCTCGGTGTCCGGCGTGGACTACGGGCCGGAGGTGCCGCAGCGGCTGCACTCGGTCTACCACCTGACCTCGATGACCTACCGCCGCCGCATCCGGCTGGAGGTGGCCGTCGACGTCGACGACCCGCACCTGCCGTCGGTCGTGTCCGTGTACCCGACGGCGGACTTCCAGGAGCGCGAGGCCTGGGACATGTTCGGCCTGGTCTACGACGGGCACCCCGCGCTCACCCGGATCTTGATGCCGGACGACTGGGACGGGCACCCGCAGCGCAAGGACTACCCGCTCGGCGGCATCCCCGTCGAGTACAAGGGCGCCGAGATACCGCCGCCCGACCAGCGGCGGGCCTACTCATGA